From the genome of Hymenobacter cellulosilyticus, one region includes:
- a CDS encoding MBL fold metallo-hydrolase: MPQAASPVQVLTGSPAVRLEIHHININNGDASVIRVLYKDGSEAKVLIDGGQTNYSELLLPYMKARFSNTQFDYTILTHYHNDHYKGLLGLGTGDIRSSQYTDLGGYSMRPYVSAPNLANVQPRDTTNPWATEGIFDGTMDDYVTAIGKAADMFGLKRFQPINKPTDKVSEMVGVMMPLGSFEEGTKKVPINFRCVAAWGFTQDNGKVTDNWNRGASKNDPSLGFVLECGEFRYFFGGDMGGSTAGSYIDQETTLAAGFQYLYKGAKSYFKPAAAYDGHMCGFKANHHGSDHSNNSTFLSTMRPAVCVTSAGDNSGWHLPSVGFINRLNATQPITLPADLTAPNQSAQGFFFTNLYDFAQGESLTRATTLFGTRNRTAFSYGSLGTSQEKAGYIVTAYLGEGVVPYSTASAFTVQAVENNYTISTVSSTFFCHKK, encoded by the coding sequence TTGCCGCAGGCAGCCTCTCCCGTCCAGGTACTAACTGGGAGCCCGGCGGTCCGGCTGGAAATCCACCATATCAATATTAACAACGGCGATGCAAGCGTTATCCGAGTTCTGTACAAAGACGGTTCCGAAGCGAAGGTGCTCATCGACGGCGGCCAAACCAACTATTCGGAATTATTGCTGCCGTACATGAAAGCCCGGTTTAGCAACACACAGTTCGATTATACCATTCTCACCCACTATCACAACGACCATTACAAAGGCCTGCTGGGTCTAGGTACCGGCGACATCCGGTCGAGCCAATACACCGACCTGGGCGGCTATAGCATGCGGCCTTACGTGAGCGCACCAAACTTGGCTAACGTCCAGCCCCGCGACACGACCAATCCCTGGGCCACCGAAGGTATTTTCGACGGAACGATGGACGATTATGTGACGGCTATCGGAAAGGCTGCCGACATGTTTGGACTGAAACGCTTTCAGCCCATCAACAAACCGACAGACAAGGTTAGCGAGATGGTTGGGGTCATGATGCCGCTGGGCTCCTTCGAAGAAGGCACGAAGAAGGTTCCTATCAACTTTCGGTGTGTGGCCGCCTGGGGCTTTACGCAGGACAACGGCAAGGTGACCGACAACTGGAACCGCGGCGCCAGCAAGAACGACCCGTCGCTCGGCTTTGTCTTGGAATGCGGCGAATTCCGGTACTTCTTCGGCGGCGACATGGGCGGCTCTACCGCCGGCAGCTACATCGACCAGGAAACCACCCTGGCGGCCGGCTTTCAATACCTCTACAAGGGCGCCAAATCCTATTTCAAACCAGCCGCGGCATACGACGGCCACATGTGCGGTTTTAAAGCCAACCACCACGGCAGCGACCACAGCAACAACTCCACGTTCCTCAGCACCATGCGTCCGGCCGTGTGCGTCACGTCAGCAGGCGACAATTCCGGCTGGCACCTGCCTTCTGTTGGCTTTATCAACCGGCTGAATGCAACGCAACCCATTACACTTCCCGCTGACCTGACGGCCCCAAACCAATCGGCCCAGGGTTTCTTTTTTACCAACCTATATGATTTTGCTCAAGGAGAATCCTTGACGCGTGCGACAACGCTTTTTGGCACCCGGAACCGGACCGCTTTTAGCTACGGAAGCTTGGGTACGTCCCAAGAGAAAGCGGGCTACATCGTGACTGCTTATCTCGGCGAAGGTGTCGTGCCCTACTCCACCGCGAGTGCATTCACGGTGCAGGCTGTGGAAAACAACTATACCATTTCTACGGTCTCGAGCACTTTTTTCTGCCACAAGAAGTAA